TGTTAGCAGCCGCAGGTTTTGACAATACGATCAAAGTCTGGAAAATTGATGGCACTTTACTCGTCACCCTGAATGGACATACTTCTAATGTCAGCAGTGTTGCTTTTAGCCCCGATGGCAAAACCCTCGCCTCTGGCGGAGATGACCAACTTGTGATTATGTGGGATTTAGAACAAATTCTCCATCTCAACCTACTGAAATACAGTTGTGATTGGGTGCGGGATTATTTAAAGACTAATATAACAGTGGAAAAGAGCGATCGCTCTCTTTGCAATTACAGGCTTTTTCATTGATTTGAACCATAATACCTTGTTGGGGCGGCTGCAAAACAATACCTGTGAATTAAATTCTTAAGCCGCTCTTGCGGTCGGAATTTATCAATTTTGAAGCAATTCCAACAGCCAAAACTCCTTGAATACAATTACTGACGAAATTTACACGGCAATTTAAATTTGAACAATTAGTTTGTTTAGCGGAATCTTTGATTAACAATAATTAAAAAACATCAAAAATTCTATGCTTAAACTACTCAGATACATTAGCATTTTTCTCATTACCGTCTGTTTACTACTTGCTTGTAATACTTCAGCACCAACTGAAGTAAAACGCCCTCCATTGAAAGTGGCATTTGCATCTTTTGTTGGAGAGCTTCCAGGCATCATTGCCCAAGAAAAAGGATTCTTCAAAGCCCAAGGGGTAGATGTGGAACTAATTCATCAACAATACGCCCAATTGGTACAAGCAAACTTCAATGCGGGTAAGTATGATGGGATTACATCGTCCTTGGGAAATTTTATAACATTGAGTGCCACAAATCCAGATATACAAGGCGCGATCGTTATAGATGAATCAATAGGAGCAGATGTGGTAGTTGCCCAATCAAAAATTAAAACCGTTGCTGATTTAAAAGGGAAAAAGCTGGGTGCAAATCTAGGTGGTTTTAGCGAAGTTTTCGTGACTGAAATGTTGAAAACTGCCAATTTAACCAGTGATGATGTGAACTTGGTTCAATTAGAGGCTTTAGAAATTCCTCAACGCCTGAAGAATAATACGATTCAAGCCGGACACACTTGGGAACCCTATCTCTCCGAAGTGATGAAATTAGGGGGAAATATCCTATTTACTAGCAAGCAAACCCCTGGGTTGATTTTAGATTTAATTATCTTTCGCGGTGAGACAATCCGCGATCGCCCCGAAGACATTCGGGCATTTGTGCGAGGATGGCTGCAAGCCTCGAACTACTGGGAAGCAAATGTTGAGGAGGGAAAAGCGATCGTCAGCAAAGCGTTAAAAATTCCGATCGATACTCTCTCACTGGAGGGAATAGACCTAACTGATTTAAGTGAAAATCAAAAATATTTTCAATCTAGCAACCCTAACTCCATTTACAAAACTGCGAATATATATGCAGACTTTTTTATTCGTTCTGGAAACATTACACGTATTCCTGAGATAAAAAGTTTGTTCAATTCTTCCTTCTTGAATCCCCTCTAGTTTGAAGCTATGCAGCACTCCTTTTTGGGTGGCATCCGTACAAAGTTAATCGCCTCGTTTCTCGTTGTTGCTTTGATTCCGTTGCTGTTATTGGCATTTGTCAACAAACAGACAACTGAAAAAGCACTAACTGACAACGCCCGACAAGCCCTATCTGCGGCGGCTAACGAAACCGCTAACAGAATAGATGCCTTTATTGATGGAAATCTCAATGCCGTGCGCGTAGAGGCGATTTTACCAGGTTTGGCACGCTACCTCAGCCTAACTCCAAAACAGCGAGATGGCAGCCCCGAAATGCAATTGGCGACAGAAACATTAATCCGTCTCAGTCGCAAAGATATGCTCAATATTCTCTCTTATGCTTTGCTCGACTTAAACGGTAAAAATGTATTGGATACACGTACACTAAATATTGGCAAAGATGAATCAGTTCAAGATTATTTTAAAAAACCGCTAAAAACTGGTTTTTCCTTTGTTTCTAGCATGAAGCGATCGCCGACAATTCCCGATCTTATTACCCTCTTTTTTAGCAGTCCGGTTCGCAATGCTAAGGGAGATATATTGGGTATATTGCGTGTTTCATATAATGCGACTGTTGTTCAGCAGTTAGTAACTCGACAAACCGAACGGGCTGGGGCAAAATCTTTTGCGATTCTTTTAGATGACAATAATATTTATCTGGCACATAGTACTGCACCAGAACTGCTTTTTAAATCAATTGTGCCTCTGCCCGATGATGTTGTAACTCAACTGCAATTGGAAGGTCGTTTGCCTAATTCTTCTCTCAAAGAATTGGCAACTAATGAGTCAAAACTTCAACAAGCATTGGATAATAAACAGTCGTATTTAATTGCATCCTTGGAAGCAACAGGCGATTGGGTTAATCTGATTGCGATCGCTCGTTTGCAATATAAACCTTGGTCTGTGTTGTTTGCGCGACCCCTTGCCGTTGCCCTAGCACCTGTAGAAAATCAAATTCGTAACACAATTTTTCTATTTGCATTTATTGCTGGAGTAGTGACAATCATTGCTTTTGTCATTGGACAATTGCTAACAAAGCCAATAATTCATCTTACCAATATAGTTTTCCAGTTTACCGCAGGTAACTTAGATATCCGCGCCAAAAATAAATCAAAAGACGAAATAGGTCAACTGGCAAAATCGTTTAACAACATGGCACTTCAGTTACAAACATCTTTGGAAACTTTGGAACAACGGGTACAAGAAAGAACAGCAGAGTTAGCCATTGCTAAAGAGAAAGCCGAAGTAGCAAATCAAGCTAAAAGTTTATTTATTGCGAATATGAGTCATGAATTGCGATCGCCACTCAATGCTGTTCTAGGTTTTTCTCAATTAATGTTACGTGCTAACAACTTACCTGCCGAGCATTATGAAAATGCCGGGATCATTTATCACAGTGGTGATTATTTACTAACCCTCATCAATAATATTCTCGATTTATCAAAAATAGAAGCGGGTCAAACTACTCTTAACCCTAGAGACTTTGACCTGTATCGCTTGCTAGATGACTTAGAAGATATGTTACATTTACAGGCAAGTAATCAAGGCTTAAATTTAATATTTCAACGTAGTAAAAATGTCCCATGTTATATTTGCACAGATGAGTTAAAACTCCGGCAAGTATTAATTAATTTAATTGGTAATGCCATTAAGTTTACTCAAAAAGGAACAGTTAGTTTAACAGTAAATAATATTAGTGAAGAAATCACAGATATTTTAACTATTGATTTTAAAGTCTGTGATACAGGAGTGGGGATAGCAGCCGCAGAATTACCCAAACTATTTAATGCTTTTTCTCAAGCACAAGCTGGAAAAGAATCCCAAGAAGGAACAGGTTTAGGTTTAGCAATTAGTCACAAGTTTATTCAGTTAATGGGAGGAGATATTTCTGTTGAAAGTAAATTAGGTGTAGGGACAACTTTTCAATTTTATATTCAAGCAAAATTAGGTCAACCAAGCAACAACAATACTTTAGAAGGATATCCAAAAGTATTAGAACTTGCACCAGGACAATCTATATATAAACTATTAATAGTAGATGATAAACCTATTAATCGCCAATTATTAATTAAACTTTTACAACCGTTAGGGTTTGAGATGAAAGAAGCTGGTAATGGCAAAGAAGCGATCGCTATTTGGAATGAATGGGAACCCCACCTGATTTGGATGGATATGCGAATGCCTGTCATGGACGGTTACGAAGCTACAAAATATATCAAGTCCACTACAAAGGGGAATGCTACAGCTATAATTGCTCTGACGGCAAGTGTTTTAGAAGAAGAAAAAGCGATCGTCCTTTCAGCCGGATGTGATGACTTTCTCCGCAAACCTTTTGCAGAACATACAATTTTTGACACACTAGCCAAACATCTTGGTGTTAAATATATATTTGCTGAAAATAATTATTCAAATTTGGAATATACAGAAAAAAATCCTTTAACATCAAACAATTTAATTTGTATGTCTCAAGAGTGGATTAATCAATTTCATGAAGCTGCTTTAGAAGCAAATACTAATCGGGTCATAGAATTAATTAGAGATATTCCCAAAACAGAAACATTTTTAATTCAATCTTTAACAAAACTTGCTCGTCAATTTGAATTTGAGGAATTGGTTGATTTAGCCGAACCCCTGAGAAGCAATGAATCTTGATTCTGATAAAGAAAATAAAGGTAATATTCTCTTAGTAGACGACAGTCCCAAGAATTTACATTTATTAAGTGATTCTCTGGTCAAACTTGGCTACACTGTTCGCAGCGTCACAAGTGGGCGGATGGCACTAAAAACAGTTAAGGCGAAGCGGCCAGAGATCATTCTTTTAGATATCAAGATGCCAGAAATGGATGGCTATGAAGTGTGTAGAATTCTGAAAGCAGATGAAGTTCTACGCACCATTCCTGTTATTTTTATTAGTGCTTTAGATGATGTTTTCGATAAAGTGATGGCTTTTGAGTCAGGGGGCATAGACTACATCACCAAACCCTTTCAGATGGAAGAAGTTGTAGCGCGCCTAGAAAATCAGTTAACCATTCAACGCCAGCAAAGGCTTCTAGAACAAGAAAATATTAAGCGTAGGGCAACAGAAGAGATACTGTATCAGTCCAGGGCAATGCTAGCCAGTATTTTGAATAGTTCACTAGATGGTATTGCCGCTATGCAAGCTGTTCGCAACCCTGTAACTGGAGACATTGAGGATTTTCGTTGCTTAGTTATGAATCCTGTCATTGCTAGAGCCTTCGGAAGTAAATCTGAAGAGATGATTGGCAAATTAGTACTCAAAAAATTCTTAGCCAATCTAGAACCAGAACTCTTTAATCACTTCGTTAATCTTGTCGAAACGGGAGAAGCTTTAAAACGGGATTTTTACCATCCATTAGGTAATTCTTGCTGGTATCACTTTGTTGCAGTCAAACTAAATGATGGTTTTGCTATTACCATACGCGACATTACTGGACGTAAAGAAATTGAATTGGCTCTCCAAGATGCCAATCAGAAACTAGAACAACTGGCAAATTTAGATGGCTTGACTCAAGTGGCTAACCGTCGTTGCTTTGATGCACGACTGAAAGCAGAATGGAAACGCCTTGCACGAGAACAACAACCCCTGTCACTGATTATGTTTGACGTTGATAAATTCAAACTTTACAACGATTACTATGGGCATCTTGCAGGCGATGATTGTCTAATGAGGATAGCGCAAACAGTACAAAAGACAATTCATCGTCCTGCCGATTTAGTGGCGCGTTACGGTGGAGAAGAATTTTTGGTACTCTTGCCTAATACTGACTTAGAGGGAGCGATTAAAGTTGCGCAAAGTATCCAGCAAGCAATTCATGCTCTGGCTATTCCCCATATACAGTCTGATGTCAAGAATATCATCACCGTTAGTTTAGGAATTACCTCTCGCCTACCCACTTGGGACA
This portion of the Nostoc sp. GT001 genome encodes:
- a CDS encoding diguanylate cyclase — translated: MNLDSDKENKGNILLVDDSPKNLHLLSDSLVKLGYTVRSVTSGRMALKTVKAKRPEIILLDIKMPEMDGYEVCRILKADEVLRTIPVIFISALDDVFDKVMAFESGGIDYITKPFQMEEVVARLENQLTIQRQQRLLEQENIKRRATEEILYQSRAMLASILNSSLDGIAAMQAVRNPVTGDIEDFRCLVMNPVIARAFGSKSEEMIGKLVLKKFLANLEPELFNHFVNLVETGEALKRDFYHPLGNSCWYHFVAVKLNDGFAITIRDITGRKEIELALQDANQKLEQLANLDGLTQVANRRCFDARLKAEWKRLAREQQPLSLIMFDVDKFKLYNDYYGHLAGDDCLMRIAQTVQKTIHRPADLVARYGGEEFLVLLPNTDLEGAIKVAQSIQQAIHALAIPHIQSDVKNIITVSLGITSRLPTWDIRPDTLIASADKALYHAKQNGRDRYCND
- a CDS encoding ABC transporter substrate-binding protein, with amino-acid sequence MLKLLRYISIFLITVCLLLACNTSAPTEVKRPPLKVAFASFVGELPGIIAQEKGFFKAQGVDVELIHQQYAQLVQANFNAGKYDGITSSLGNFITLSATNPDIQGAIVIDESIGADVVVAQSKIKTVADLKGKKLGANLGGFSEVFVTEMLKTANLTSDDVNLVQLEALEIPQRLKNNTIQAGHTWEPYLSEVMKLGGNILFTSKQTPGLILDLIIFRGETIRDRPEDIRAFVRGWLQASNYWEANVEEGKAIVSKALKIPIDTLSLEGIDLTDLSENQKYFQSSNPNSIYKTANIYADFFIRSGNITRIPEIKSLFNSSFLNPL
- a CDS encoding hybrid sensor histidine kinase/response regulator; protein product: MQHSFLGGIRTKLIASFLVVALIPLLLLAFVNKQTTEKALTDNARQALSAAANETANRIDAFIDGNLNAVRVEAILPGLARYLSLTPKQRDGSPEMQLATETLIRLSRKDMLNILSYALLDLNGKNVLDTRTLNIGKDESVQDYFKKPLKTGFSFVSSMKRSPTIPDLITLFFSSPVRNAKGDILGILRVSYNATVVQQLVTRQTERAGAKSFAILLDDNNIYLAHSTAPELLFKSIVPLPDDVVTQLQLEGRLPNSSLKELATNESKLQQALDNKQSYLIASLEATGDWVNLIAIARLQYKPWSVLFARPLAVALAPVENQIRNTIFLFAFIAGVVTIIAFVIGQLLTKPIIHLTNIVFQFTAGNLDIRAKNKSKDEIGQLAKSFNNMALQLQTSLETLEQRVQERTAELAIAKEKAEVANQAKSLFIANMSHELRSPLNAVLGFSQLMLRANNLPAEHYENAGIIYHSGDYLLTLINNILDLSKIEAGQTTLNPRDFDLYRLLDDLEDMLHLQASNQGLNLIFQRSKNVPCYICTDELKLRQVLINLIGNAIKFTQKGTVSLTVNNISEEITDILTIDFKVCDTGVGIAAAELPKLFNAFSQAQAGKESQEGTGLGLAISHKFIQLMGGDISVESKLGVGTTFQFYIQAKLGQPSNNNTLEGYPKVLELAPGQSIYKLLIVDDKPINRQLLIKLLQPLGFEMKEAGNGKEAIAIWNEWEPHLIWMDMRMPVMDGYEATKYIKSTTKGNATAIIALTASVLEEEKAIVLSAGCDDFLRKPFAEHTIFDTLAKHLGVKYIFAENNYSNLEYTEKNPLTSNNLICMSQEWINQFHEAALEANTNRVIELIRDIPKTETFLIQSLTKLARQFEFEELVDLAEPLRSNES